A DNA window from Brassica napus cultivar Da-Ae chromosome C1, Da-Ae, whole genome shotgun sequence contains the following coding sequences:
- the LOC125580335 gene encoding protein DOWN-REGULATED IN DIF1 11-like, whose protein sequence is METKTIFTAFFFITTLVSSAYPNLGQEDTDDEPLVNPGREFDTLDAISPASQDYNNYMLENLPSKYITYLETCGKNMGPSGTVKCNVDVLKEILTNKPISRECCQKVVKAGKECYMEIRKFMFRLYQLKRFAYQVSFKIIKVWNRCSAEVESPSSSHDDTNELS, encoded by the coding sequence ATGGAGACTAAGACAATTTTCACGGCATTTTTCTTTATCACCACTTTGGTATCATCTGCGTATCCAAATTTGGGCCAAGAAGATACTGACGATGAACCACTGGTCAATCCCGGTCGCGAGTTTGATACATTAGATGCGATATCTCCGGCTTCACAAGATTACAATAATTATATGCTAGAGAACCTCCCATCAAAATACATAACGTATCTCGAAACTTGCGGGAAAAATATGGGGCCTAGTGGTACTGTGAAATGTAATGTAGATGTTCTTAAAGAGATTCTTACGAATAAACCCATTTCCAGAGAATGTTGCCAAAAGGTAGTAAAAGCTGGAAAAGAATGCTACATGGAGATTAGAAAGTTTATGTTTCGATTGTATCAACTCAAACGCTTTGCCTATCAAGTTTCTTTCAAAATCATCAAGGTTTGGAATAGATGTTCTGCTGAAGTTGAAAGTCCTTCATCATCTCATGATGACACGAATGAGTTATCTTGA
- the LOC106417546 gene encoding cilia- and flagella-associated protein 20-like, producing MFKNTFQSGFLSILYSLGSKPLQIWDKEVEDGHVKRCHDDDIQSNVLEVVGSNIQSTYITCPADLSATLGIKLPFLVLVVKNMKKYFSFEVQILDDKNVRRRFRASNFQSVTRVKPYICTMPLKMDEGWNQIQLNLPDLTRRAYGTNYTETLRVQVHANCRLRRIYFADRLYLDEELPPEFKLYLPVQKA from the exons ATGTTCAAGAACACGTTTCAGTCTGGGTTCCTCTCTATTCTGTACAGTCTAGG aagtAAGCCTCTTCAGATATGGGACAAAGAAG TTGAGGATGGTCATGTGAAGCGTTGCCATGATGATGACATACAATCCAATGTGCTTGAAGTAGTTGGTTCAAACATCCAGTCTACGTACATTACTTGCCCCGCTGATCTCTCAGCAACTCTTGGTATCAAACTTCCCTTTTTGGTATTGGTAGTGAAGAATATGAAGAAGTATTTCTCATTCGAGGTTCAGATTCTTGATGACAAGAATGTGCGTAGGCGTTTCCGAGCTTCTAACTTTCAA TCTGTGACTAGAGTGAAGCCATATATATGCACAATGCCATTGAAGATGGATGAGGGGTGGAATCAGATCCAGCTGaacttgcctgatcttactagGAGAGCTTACGGGACTAATTACACTGAGACTTTGCGAGTTCAGGTTCATGCTAACTGCCGTCTCAGGCGGATATACTTTGCTGACCGTCTTTATTTAGATGAAGAGCTTCCTCCGGAGTTCAAGCTCTATCTCCCTGTGCAG AAAGCATGA